In one window of Trachemys scripta elegans isolate TJP31775 chromosome 5, CAS_Tse_1.0, whole genome shotgun sequence DNA:
- the GUCY1A1 gene encoding guanylate cyclase soluble subunit alpha-1 isoform X1 yields MFCTKLKDLKITGECPFSLLTQSHISDEHEEECAEVPNSSRAALPICKEVSEKDTHGTLPKRKTSRSRVYLHTLAESICKLLFPEFERLHLALQRTLAKNKIKENRKYGEREDFEKIVTDHANAAGVPVETVKESLGEELFKICYEEDEHILGVVGGTLKDFLNSFNTLLKQSGHCQEADKKSKLEEASILCLEKDQDFLNVYCFFPKKTTSLILPGIIKAAAHILYETEVEVMLMPSCFRNDCTEFINQPYLLYSVLVKSTRPSLSPCKPQSSLVISASLFCKTFPFHLMFDKDMAVLQVGNGIRRLLNRREFLANPNFEEYFEILTPRINCTFSGIMTMLNMQFIVRVKRWDNAVKKSSRVMDLKGQMIYIFESSAILFLGSPCVDRLEDFTGRGLYLSDIPIHNALRDVVLIGEQARAQDGLKKRLGKLKATLEMAHQALEEEKKKTVDLLCSIFPGEVAQQLWQGQVVQAKKFNNVTMLFSDIVGFTAICAQCSPMQVITMLNELYTRFDYQCGELDVYKVETIGDAYCVAGGLHKESETHAVQIALMALKMMELSDEVMSPHGEPIKMRIGLHSGSVFAGVVGVKMPRYCLFGNNVTLANKFESCSIPRKINVSPTTYRLLKEYPDFVFTPRSREELPPNFPSDIPGICYFLDAYLQGTNSKPWFQKRDFEDGNANFLGKATGVD; encoded by the exons ATGTTCTGTACCAAACTGAAAGACTTGAAGATCACTGGGGAATGTCCTTTCTCCTTACTGACCCAAAGTCATATATCTGATGAACATGAGGAGGAATGTGCAGAAGTGCCAAATAGTTCTAGAGCAGCTTTGCCCATCTGCAAAGAAGTCAGTGAAAAAGACACTCATGGGACCCTTCCAAAGAGGAAAACCAGTAGAAGCAGAGTGTATCTGCACACTTTAGCTGAAAGCATCTGTAAACTGCTCTTTCCTGAG TTTGAAAGGTTACACCTTGCACTTCAGAGAACATtagcaaagaacaaaataaaagaaaacag GAAGTACGGGGAGAGagaagattttgaaaaaataGTCACTGATCATGCAAATGCAGCAG gtgttccagttgaaactGTAAAGGAATCTCTTGGTGAAGAGCTATTCAAAATATGTTATGAAGAGGATGAACACATCTTAGGAGTTGTCGGAGGAACCCTTAAGGACTTCTTGAACAGTTTCAATACTCTTCTGAAGCAGAGTGGGCATTGCCAAGAAGCAGACAAAAAGAGCAAACTTGAGGAAGCCTCCATATTATGCCTGGAAAAAGATCAAGATTTCTTAAACGTGTACTGTTTCTTTCCTAAGAAAACAACTAGTCTCATTCTGCCTGGCATTATTAAGGCAGCAGCTCATATTTTGTATGAAACCGAAGTGGAAGTGATGCTGATGCCCTCCTGCTTTCGTAATGACTGCACAGAGTTTATTAACCAGCCATATTTGTTGTACTCTGTACTAGTCAAAAGCACAAGACCTTCCTTATCTCCATGTAAACCACAGTCCTCTCTTGTGATTTCCGCCTCTCTCTTCTGTAAAACTTTCCCATTTCATTTAATGTTTGACAAGGATATGGCTGTTCTACAAGTTGGCAATGGGATAAGGAGACTTTTGAACAGGAGAGAATTTCTAGCAAATCCTAACTTTGAGGAGTATTTTGAAATTCTTACCCCGAGAATAAACTGCACATTTAGTGGGATCATGACAATGCTCAATATGCAGTTTATCGTACGAGTGAAGAGATGGGACAATGCTGTTAAGAAGTCATCAAGG GTAATGGATCTTAAAGGCCAAATGATCTATATTTTTGAATCCAGTGCCATCTTGTTCTTGGGATCTCCCTGTGTGGACAGATTAGAAGATTTTACAGGACGTGGATTATACCTTTCTGATATTCCAATTCATAATGCACTGAGGGATGTTGTTTTGATAGGAGAACAAGCCAGAGCTCAAGATGGACTAAAGAAGAGATTAGGAAAGCTTAAAGCTACTCTTGAGATGGCCCACCAAGCTCTggaagaggagaagaagaagacTGTAGATCTTTTGTGCTCAATTTTTCCTGGTGAGGTTGCTCAGCAGCTGTGGCAGGGACAAGTTGTGCAAGCCAAGAAATTTAATAATGTCACAATGCTTTTCTCTGACATTGTAGGATTCACTGCCATCTGTGCCCAGTGCTCACCTATGCAGGTTATCACCATGCTTAATGAGCTCTATACTCGCTTTGATTACCAGTGCGGAGAGCTAGATGTCTACAAG GTGGAGACCATTGGAGATGCTTATTGCGTGGCCGGAGGTTTACACAAAGAAAGCGAGACACACGCTGTTCAAATAGCATTGATGGCACTGAAGATGATGGAGCTGTCAGATGAGGTGATGTCTCCCCATGGAGAGCCTATCAAG atgCGTATTGGCCTCCATTCTGGGTCCGTCTTTGCTGGAGTTGTTGGGGTTAAAATGCCACGTTATTGTCTCTTTGGAAACAATGTAACCCTTGCCAACAAGTTTGAGTCTTGCAGTATACCTAGGAAAATAAATGTCAGTCCAACAACTTACAG GCTGCTAAAAGAATATCCAGATTTTGTGTTCACACCTCGCTCAAGAGAAGAACTTCCTCCAAACTTTCCCAGTGATATTCCTGGTATTTGTTACTTTCTGGATGCTTATCTTCAAGGAACAAATTCAAAGCCTTGGTTTCAAAAGAGAGATTTTGAAGATGGTAATGCAAATTTCTTGGGCAAGGCAACAGGGGTAGACTAA
- the GUCY1A1 gene encoding guanylate cyclase soluble subunit alpha-1 isoform X3 — MFCTKLKDLKITGECPFSLLTQSHISDEHEEECAEVPNSSRAALPICKEVSEKDTHGTLPKRKTSRSRVYLHTLAESICKLLFPEFERLHLALQRTLAKNKIKENRKYGEREDFEKIVTDHANAAGVPVETVKESLGEELFKICYEEDEHILGVVGGTLKDFLNSFNTLLKQSGHCQEADKKSKLEEASILCLEKDQDFLNVYCFFPKKTTSLILPGIIKAAAHILYETEVEVMLMPSCFRNDCTEFINQPYLLYSVLVKSTRPSLSPCKPQSSLVISASLFCKTFPFHLMFDKDMAVLQVGNGIRRLLNRREFLANPNFEEYFEILTPRINCTFSGIMTMLNMQFIVRVKRWDNAVKKSSRVMDLKGQMIYIFESSAILFLGSPCVDRLEDFTGRGLYLSDIPIHNALRDVVLIGEQARAQDGLKKRLGKLKATLEMAHQALEEEKKKTVDLLCSIFPGEVAQQLWQGQVVQAKKFNNVTMLFSDIVGFTAICAQCSPMQVITMLNELYTRFDYQCGELDVYKTVRDKCICLGGDHWRCLLRGRRFTQRKRDTRCSNSIDGTEDDGAVR; from the exons ATGTTCTGTACCAAACTGAAAGACTTGAAGATCACTGGGGAATGTCCTTTCTCCTTACTGACCCAAAGTCATATATCTGATGAACATGAGGAGGAATGTGCAGAAGTGCCAAATAGTTCTAGAGCAGCTTTGCCCATCTGCAAAGAAGTCAGTGAAAAAGACACTCATGGGACCCTTCCAAAGAGGAAAACCAGTAGAAGCAGAGTGTATCTGCACACTTTAGCTGAAAGCATCTGTAAACTGCTCTTTCCTGAG TTTGAAAGGTTACACCTTGCACTTCAGAGAACATtagcaaagaacaaaataaaagaaaacag GAAGTACGGGGAGAGagaagattttgaaaaaataGTCACTGATCATGCAAATGCAGCAG gtgttccagttgaaactGTAAAGGAATCTCTTGGTGAAGAGCTATTCAAAATATGTTATGAAGAGGATGAACACATCTTAGGAGTTGTCGGAGGAACCCTTAAGGACTTCTTGAACAGTTTCAATACTCTTCTGAAGCAGAGTGGGCATTGCCAAGAAGCAGACAAAAAGAGCAAACTTGAGGAAGCCTCCATATTATGCCTGGAAAAAGATCAAGATTTCTTAAACGTGTACTGTTTCTTTCCTAAGAAAACAACTAGTCTCATTCTGCCTGGCATTATTAAGGCAGCAGCTCATATTTTGTATGAAACCGAAGTGGAAGTGATGCTGATGCCCTCCTGCTTTCGTAATGACTGCACAGAGTTTATTAACCAGCCATATTTGTTGTACTCTGTACTAGTCAAAAGCACAAGACCTTCCTTATCTCCATGTAAACCACAGTCCTCTCTTGTGATTTCCGCCTCTCTCTTCTGTAAAACTTTCCCATTTCATTTAATGTTTGACAAGGATATGGCTGTTCTACAAGTTGGCAATGGGATAAGGAGACTTTTGAACAGGAGAGAATTTCTAGCAAATCCTAACTTTGAGGAGTATTTTGAAATTCTTACCCCGAGAATAAACTGCACATTTAGTGGGATCATGACAATGCTCAATATGCAGTTTATCGTACGAGTGAAGAGATGGGACAATGCTGTTAAGAAGTCATCAAGG GTAATGGATCTTAAAGGCCAAATGATCTATATTTTTGAATCCAGTGCCATCTTGTTCTTGGGATCTCCCTGTGTGGACAGATTAGAAGATTTTACAGGACGTGGATTATACCTTTCTGATATTCCAATTCATAATGCACTGAGGGATGTTGTTTTGATAGGAGAACAAGCCAGAGCTCAAGATGGACTAAAGAAGAGATTAGGAAAGCTTAAAGCTACTCTTGAGATGGCCCACCAAGCTCTggaagaggagaagaagaagacTGTAGATCTTTTGTGCTCAATTTTTCCTGGTGAGGTTGCTCAGCAGCTGTGGCAGGGACAAGTTGTGCAAGCCAAGAAATTTAATAATGTCACAATGCTTTTCTCTGACATTGTAGGATTCACTGCCATCTGTGCCCAGTGCTCACCTATGCAGGTTATCACCATGCTTAATGAGCTCTATACTCGCTTTGATTACCAGTGCGGAGAGCTAGATGTCTACAAG ACAGTAAGAGACAAATGTATATGTTTAGGTGGAGACCATTGGAGATGCTTATTGCGTGGCCGGAGGTTTACACAAAGAAAGCGAGACACACGCTGTTCAAATAGCATTGATGGCACTGAAGATGATGGAGCTGTCAGATGA
- the GUCY1A1 gene encoding guanylate cyclase soluble subunit alpha-1 isoform X2: MFCTKLKDLKITGECPFSLLTQSHISDEHEEECAEVPNSSRAALPICKEVSEKDTHGTLPKRKTSRSRVYLHTLAESICKLLFPEFERLHLALQRTLAKNKIKENRKYGEREDFEKIVTDHANAAGVPVETVKESLGEELFKICYEEDEHILGVVGGTLKDFLNSFNTLLKQSGHCQEADKKSKLEEASILCLEKDQDFLNVYCFFPKKTTSLILPGIIKAAAHILYETEVEVMLMPSCFRNDCTEFINQPYLLYSVLVKSTRPSLSPCKPQSSLVISASLFCKTFPFHLMFDKDMAVLQVGNGIRRLLNRREFLANPNFEEYFEILTPRINCTFSGIMTMLNMQFIVRVKRWDNAVKKSSRVMDLKGQMIYIFESSAILFLGSPCVDRLEDFTGRGLYLSDIPIHNALRDVVLIGEQARAQDGLKKRLGKLKATLEMAHQALEEEKKKTVDLLCSIFPGFTAICAQCSPMQVITMLNELYTRFDYQCGELDVYKVETIGDAYCVAGGLHKESETHAVQIALMALKMMELSDEVMSPHGEPIKMRIGLHSGSVFAGVVGVKMPRYCLFGNNVTLANKFESCSIPRKINVSPTTYRLLKEYPDFVFTPRSREELPPNFPSDIPGICYFLDAYLQGTNSKPWFQKRDFEDGNANFLGKATGVD, encoded by the exons ATGTTCTGTACCAAACTGAAAGACTTGAAGATCACTGGGGAATGTCCTTTCTCCTTACTGACCCAAAGTCATATATCTGATGAACATGAGGAGGAATGTGCAGAAGTGCCAAATAGTTCTAGAGCAGCTTTGCCCATCTGCAAAGAAGTCAGTGAAAAAGACACTCATGGGACCCTTCCAAAGAGGAAAACCAGTAGAAGCAGAGTGTATCTGCACACTTTAGCTGAAAGCATCTGTAAACTGCTCTTTCCTGAG TTTGAAAGGTTACACCTTGCACTTCAGAGAACATtagcaaagaacaaaataaaagaaaacag GAAGTACGGGGAGAGagaagattttgaaaaaataGTCACTGATCATGCAAATGCAGCAG gtgttccagttgaaactGTAAAGGAATCTCTTGGTGAAGAGCTATTCAAAATATGTTATGAAGAGGATGAACACATCTTAGGAGTTGTCGGAGGAACCCTTAAGGACTTCTTGAACAGTTTCAATACTCTTCTGAAGCAGAGTGGGCATTGCCAAGAAGCAGACAAAAAGAGCAAACTTGAGGAAGCCTCCATATTATGCCTGGAAAAAGATCAAGATTTCTTAAACGTGTACTGTTTCTTTCCTAAGAAAACAACTAGTCTCATTCTGCCTGGCATTATTAAGGCAGCAGCTCATATTTTGTATGAAACCGAAGTGGAAGTGATGCTGATGCCCTCCTGCTTTCGTAATGACTGCACAGAGTTTATTAACCAGCCATATTTGTTGTACTCTGTACTAGTCAAAAGCACAAGACCTTCCTTATCTCCATGTAAACCACAGTCCTCTCTTGTGATTTCCGCCTCTCTCTTCTGTAAAACTTTCCCATTTCATTTAATGTTTGACAAGGATATGGCTGTTCTACAAGTTGGCAATGGGATAAGGAGACTTTTGAACAGGAGAGAATTTCTAGCAAATCCTAACTTTGAGGAGTATTTTGAAATTCTTACCCCGAGAATAAACTGCACATTTAGTGGGATCATGACAATGCTCAATATGCAGTTTATCGTACGAGTGAAGAGATGGGACAATGCTGTTAAGAAGTCATCAAGG GTAATGGATCTTAAAGGCCAAATGATCTATATTTTTGAATCCAGTGCCATCTTGTTCTTGGGATCTCCCTGTGTGGACAGATTAGAAGATTTTACAGGACGTGGATTATACCTTTCTGATATTCCAATTCATAATGCACTGAGGGATGTTGTTTTGATAGGAGAACAAGCCAGAGCTCAAGATGGACTAAAGAAGAGATTAGGAAAGCTTAAAGCTACTCTTGAGATGGCCCACCAAGCTCTggaagaggagaagaagaagacTGTAGATCTTTTGTGCTCAATTTTTCCTG GATTCACTGCCATCTGTGCCCAGTGCTCACCTATGCAGGTTATCACCATGCTTAATGAGCTCTATACTCGCTTTGATTACCAGTGCGGAGAGCTAGATGTCTACAAG GTGGAGACCATTGGAGATGCTTATTGCGTGGCCGGAGGTTTACACAAAGAAAGCGAGACACACGCTGTTCAAATAGCATTGATGGCACTGAAGATGATGGAGCTGTCAGATGAGGTGATGTCTCCCCATGGAGAGCCTATCAAG atgCGTATTGGCCTCCATTCTGGGTCCGTCTTTGCTGGAGTTGTTGGGGTTAAAATGCCACGTTATTGTCTCTTTGGAAACAATGTAACCCTTGCCAACAAGTTTGAGTCTTGCAGTATACCTAGGAAAATAAATGTCAGTCCAACAACTTACAG GCTGCTAAAAGAATATCCAGATTTTGTGTTCACACCTCGCTCAAGAGAAGAACTTCCTCCAAACTTTCCCAGTGATATTCCTGGTATTTGTTACTTTCTGGATGCTTATCTTCAAGGAACAAATTCAAAGCCTTGGTTTCAAAAGAGAGATTTTGAAGATGGTAATGCAAATTTCTTGGGCAAGGCAACAGGGGTAGACTAA